In Malus sylvestris chromosome 15, drMalSylv7.2, whole genome shotgun sequence, a single genomic region encodes these proteins:
- the LOC126605475 gene encoding protein DCL homolog, chloroplastic-like — protein MTTTTRMATLSPVLLRTISFLCARVHHQRLGLRLAVRSGRACCSGASESTRAEEPRESLLSSADGSALRGVLSVKEPPKYPRWDDPDYCKWKDKEREILNDIEPVVLLAKEILHSDRYMDGEQLTEEDEKVVVERLLAHHPQSKDKIGCGIDSIMVDRHPQFKHSRCLFVIRTDGVWIDFSYQKCLRAYIRDKYPSHADRFIREHFKRGSG, from the exons ATGACGACGACGACGCGAATGGCGACTCTGAGTCCGGTGCTGCTGCGCACAATTTCGTTCCTCTGCGCGCGAGTCCACCATCAGCGCCTGGGCCTTCGCCTGGCGGTCCGGAGTGGCAGGGCGTGCTGCAGCGGGGCGAGCGAGTCGACTAGGGCGGAGGAGCCGCGGGAGAGCCTATTGTCGTCCGCGGACGGGTCCGCGCTGAGAGGAGTGCTGAGCGTGAAGGAGCCGCCGAAGTACCCGCGCTGGGACGACCCTGACTACTGCAAGTGGAAAGATAAGGAACGGGAGATTTTAAACGACATCGAGCCCGTCGTTTTGCTCGCCAAGGAGATTCTGCACTCTGATAG GTATATGGATGGTGAGCAGCTGACGGAGGAAGATGAAAAGGTTGTGGTGGAAAGGCTTCTTGCTCATCATCCACAATCGAAGGATAAAATTGGCTGCGGAATTGACTCTATCATG GTTGATCGGCATCCCCAATTTAAACACTCAAGGTGCCTATTTGTCATAAGAACTGATGGTGTATGGATAGACTTCTCCTACCAGAAGTGTCTTCGAGCATATATCCGAGATAAGTACCCATCCCATGCAGATAGATTCATTCGGGAACATTTTAAACGTGGTAGTGGCTAA
- the LOC126605469 gene encoding F-box protein At1g47056-like — MGQSSSAAANSSRRDSNNHSHRSKSKATAAISPMLQPDEERSEIVDVASDFISDLPDECLACIFHSLGSGDRKRCSLVCRRWLRIEGQNRHRLSLNAQSDLLPIIPSLFSRFDAVTKLALKCDRRSVSVGDEALVLISMRCRNLTRLKIRACRELTDAGMTSLAKNCKRLKKLSCGSCTFGAKGMNAVLDNCSALEELSVKRLRGITDGAASEPIGPGVAAASLKTICLKELYNGQCFAPLIMGAKKLRTLKLFRCTGDWDKLLQVIAEQVTSMVEIHLEKLQVSDVGLAAISNCLDLEILHLVKSPEWTNVGLVSVAERCKLLRKLHIDGWKANRVGDEGLVSVAKNCSNLQELVLIGVNPTKVSLEALASNCPNLERLALCESVTVGDVEISSIAVKCVALKKLCIKNCPVSDIGLEALASGCPNMVKVKLKKCRGVTAQGADWLRASRPLLAVNLDTGETIQEVAIDNSDVAHNNSVEFPPMAIQPAFPAIASSSAGRSTSFKSRLGLWTGRRGFVACTLRRWSSSRNNT; from the coding sequence ATGGGCCAGTCATCCTCGGCGGCCGCAAATTCAAGCCGCCGTGACAGCAACAACCACAGCCATCGATCCAAGTCCAAAGCAACGGCCGCGATCTCCCCGATGCTGCAGCCCGACGAGGAACGTTCTGAGATCGTCGACGTGGCGTCCGATTTCATCTCCGATCTTCCCGACGAGTGCTTGGCCTGCATATTCCACTCCCTCGGGTCCGGCGACCGGAAACGTTGCTCTCTGGTTTGCCGACGGTGGCTAAGGATCGAGGGACAGAACCGTCACCGTCTCTCCCTCAACGCCCAATCGGATCTCCTCCCCATCATCCCTTCCCTCTTCTCCCGCTTCGACGCCGTCACCAAGCTCGCCCTCAAATGCGACCGCAGATCCGTCAGCGTCGGCGACGAGGCGCTCGTCCTCATTTCTATGCGATGCCGTAACCTCACGCGCCTGAAGATCCGTGCGTGCCGCGAGTTGACCGATGCTGGGATGACGTCGCTCGCCAAAAACTGCAAAAGGTTGAAGAAGCTGTCGTGCGGGTCGTGCACGTTCGGAGCCAAAGGAATGAACGCAGTACTAGACAATTGCTCGGCGCTCGAAGAGTTATCTGTGAAGCGGCTCCGTGGCATCACCGACGGAGCGGCCTCGGAGCCGATCGGGCCTGGAGTGGCTGCCGCGTCGCTCAAAACGATTTGCCTGAAAGAACTCTACAATGGACAGTGCTTCGCGCCTTTGATAATGGGCGCGAAGAAACTGAGGACTCTGAAGCTCTTCAGGTGCACCGGCGATTGGGACAAACTTCTGCAAGTGATAGCCGAGCAAGTGACCTCCATGGTTGAGATCCACCTGGAAAAGCTTCAGGTCAGCGATGTAGGACTGGCCGCCATCTCCAATTGCTTGGATCTGGAGATTCTGCACCTGGTCAAGAGCCCCGAGTGGACCAATGTAGGATTGGTCTCCGTCGCCGAACGCTGCAAGCTGCTAAGGAAGCTTCACATCGACGGATGGAAGGCTAATCGAGTAGGCGACGAGGGTTTAGTCTCGGTGGCAAAGAACTGCTCTAACCTTCAGGAATTGGTGCTAATCGGTGTGAATCCGACCAAAGTGAGCTTGGAGGCATTGGCTTCCAATTGCCCCAATCTCGAAAGGTTGGCATTGTGCGAAAGCGTCACCGTGGGCGATGTGGAGATTTCGTCCATTGCGGTGAAGTGCGTGGCGTTGAAGAAGCTCTGCATAAAGAACTGCCCAGTCTCGGACATCGGCCTCGAAGCATTGGCCAGTGGTTGCCCTAACATGGTGAAAGTGAAGCTCAAGAAATGCAGAGGAGTAACAGCACAAGGAGCTGATTGGTTGAGGGCAAGTCGGCCTTTGCTGGCTGTGAATTTAGATACAGGTGAAACAATCCAAGAGGTCGCCATCGATAACTCCGATGTGGCCCACAATAACTCCGTCGAGTTCCCGCCGATGGCCATCCAACCGGCGTTTCCGGCCATTGCCTCAAGCAGTGCAGGGCGGTCGACGTCGTTTAAGTCGAGGTTAGGACTTTGGACAGGGAGGAGGGGTTTTGTGGCTTGCACTCTGAGAAGGTGGTCGTCAAGTCGGAATAATACCTAG
- the LOC126605474 gene encoding mannose-P-dolichol utilization defect 1 protein homolog 2-like, with product MKVLGIDFSCALGALRDGHFPNKDCLLPLVSKLLGYAIVAASTTVKLPQIIKILQHGSVRGLSIISFELEVVGYTIALAYCLHKGLPFSAYGELAFLLIQALILIAIIYYYSRPMGTRTAITALLYCAIAPTVLAGQVDPVLFEALYASQHAIFLGAKIPQIWANFSNKSTGELSFLTNLMNFAGSMVRVFTSIQEQAPKSVVLGSVIGIATNFTLLSQILIYQKAKPRAEKEKKTE from the exons ATGAAGGTCCTAGGAATCGATTTCAGCTGCGCCTTGGGGGCTCTCCGCGACGGCCACTTCCCCAACAAAGATTGCTTGCTGCCCCTTGTTTCCAAGCTCCTCGGTTACGCCATCGTCGCCGCCTCCACCACCGTCAAACTCCCTCAG ATAATAAAAATTTTGCAACATGGAAGTGTCAGAGGTCTTAGTATTATCTCTTTTGAGCTTGAAGTTGTTGGTTACACCATTGCTCTGGCGTATTGCCTTCATAAGGGGCTTCCATTCTCAGCTTATGGGGAATTGGCCTTTCTTTTGATCCAAG CTCTAATATTGATTGCCATTATTTATTATTACTCCCGACCTATGGGTACCAGAACAGCGATCACGGCATTACT ATATTGTGCCATAGCACCAACCGTATTAGCTGGCCAAGTTGATCCTGTTCTCTTTGAAGCTCTATAT GCATCCCAGCATGCAATCTTCCTTGGTGCCAAGATCCCACAGATATGGGCGAACTTTTCT AATAAAAGTACAGGGGAGCTCAGCTTCTTAACGAACTTAATGAATTTTGCAGGTTCCATGG TGAGAGTTTTCACCAGCATCCAAGAACAAGCACCCAAAAGTG TTGTGTTGGGCTCCGTAATTGGAATTGCGACAAATTTCACCCTCCTGAGTCAGATACTTATATACCAAAAGGCAAAGCCGCGTGctgagaaggagaagaaaacaGAGTAG
- the LOC126605473 gene encoding uncharacterized protein LOC126605473 isoform X1 codes for METGLPMFNCLLQHTLRNLCSCSDSSSNPSKWVYAVFWRILPRNYPPPKWDYGGSALNRSKGNKRNWILVWEDGFCDFYECEQAGSGYIKGRFGADVFFKMSHEVYNFGEGLVGKVAAENSHKWVFRYAPNEGDPTFISSWNASTEPQPRAWEFQFQSGIQTIAIISVREGIIQLGSFDKILEDLNLVISIQRKLSYLQSIPGVFAMQRPYLPIQHPYILKPNPQMIANHDQTALSVYEKRQLTGVKRLFNEVPDHSQTKSINLGWNTPQNGLPGSPPWPILPLLPSISCSLGALLSKLPSVNIASYNSGEAPDRDMLMNTMSNSGNNCADQMLKISGGITKIESSCHSYAANEEKHSSMNPNLGLENEG; via the exons ATGGAAACTGGACTTCCCATGTTTAATTGTCTCTTGCAGCACACGCTGAGGAACCTCTGTTCTTGTTCAGATTCTTCTTCCAATCCTTCCAAATGGGTTTATGCTGTCTTCTGGAGAATCTTGCCTCGGAACTATCCTCCCCCAAA GTGGGATTATGGAGGGAGTGCTCTTAATCGATCCAAAGGAAACAAACGGAACTG GATTCTTGTTTGGGAAGATGGGTTCTGTGATTTCTATGAATGTGAGCAAGCAGGAAGTGGGTACATCAAGGGGAGGTTTGGAGCTGATGTCTTCTTCAAAATGTCACATGAAGTCTATAATTTTGGAGAAGG ATTAGTGGGGAAAGTAGCAGCAGAAAATAGCCACAAATGGGTGTTCAGATATGCACCAAATGAAGGTGATCCTACCTTCATTTCCTCTTGGAATGCATCCACTGAACCT CAACCAAGGGCATGGGAATTTCAATTCCAATCAGGCATACAG ACTATTGCAATCATTTCTGTTAGAGAAGGCATAATTCAACTTGGCTCCTTCGACAAG ATATTGGAAGATCTTAATCTTGTGATCAGCATACAGAGGAAACTCAGCTACCTCCAGAGCATACCAGGAGTTTTTGCCATGCAAAGACCTTACCTACCAATCCAACATCCCTACATCCTCAAACCAAATCCTCAGATGATTGCAAACCATGATCAAACAGCTTTATCAGTCTACGAAAAGCGCCAACTGACCGGCGTGAAAAGATTGTTCAACGAAGTCCCTGATCATTCCCAAACCAAGTCCATAAACTTGGGCTGGAACACCCCACAAAATGGACTTCCAGGATCACCACCTTGGccaattcttcctcttctgcCCTCCATTTCTTGCAGCCTTGGAGCTCTACTGTCGAAGCTACCTTCGGTTAATATCGCATCCTATAATTCTGGTGAAGCTCCTGACAGAGACATGCTTATGAACACCATGAGCAACAGTGGCAACAATTGTGCAGACCAGATGCTGAAGATTAGTGGTGGCATTACGAAAATAGAGTCATCCTGTCACTCGTATGCAGCTAATGAAGAAAAGCACAGTTCCATGAACCCTAATTTGGGTTTAGAAAATGAGGGTTAG
- the LOC126605473 gene encoding uncharacterized protein LOC126605473 isoform X2 has translation MLSSGESCLGTILPQSGIMEGVLLIDPKETNGTGFLFGKMGSVISMNVSKQEVGTSRGGLELMSSSKCHMKSIILEKVGKVAAENSHKWVFRYAPNEGDPTFISSWNASTEPQPRAWEFQFQSGIQTIAIISVREGIIQLGSFDKILEDLNLVISIQRKLSYLQSIPGVFAMQRPYLPIQHPYILKPNPQMIANHDQTALSVYEKRQLTGVKRLFNEVPDHSQTKSINLGWNTPQNGLPGSPPWPILPLLPSISCSLGALLSKLPSVNIASYNSGEAPDRDMLMNTMSNSGNNCADQMLKISGGITKIESSCHSYAANEEKHSSMNPNLGLENEG, from the exons ATGCTGTCTTCTGGAGAATCTTGCCTCGGAACTATCCTCCCCCAAA GTGGGATTATGGAGGGAGTGCTCTTAATCGATCCAAAGGAAACAAACGGAACTG GATTCTTGTTTGGGAAGATGGGTTCTGTGATTTCTATGAATGTGAGCAAGCAGGAAGTGGGTACATCAAGGGGAGGTTTGGAGCTGATGTCTTCTTCAAAATGTCACATGAAGTCTATAATTTTGGAGAAGG TGGGGAAAGTAGCAGCAGAAAATAGCCACAAATGGGTGTTCAGATATGCACCAAATGAAGGTGATCCTACCTTCATTTCCTCTTGGAATGCATCCACTGAACCT CAACCAAGGGCATGGGAATTTCAATTCCAATCAGGCATACAG ACTATTGCAATCATTTCTGTTAGAGAAGGCATAATTCAACTTGGCTCCTTCGACAAG ATATTGGAAGATCTTAATCTTGTGATCAGCATACAGAGGAAACTCAGCTACCTCCAGAGCATACCAGGAGTTTTTGCCATGCAAAGACCTTACCTACCAATCCAACATCCCTACATCCTCAAACCAAATCCTCAGATGATTGCAAACCATGATCAAACAGCTTTATCAGTCTACGAAAAGCGCCAACTGACCGGCGTGAAAAGATTGTTCAACGAAGTCCCTGATCATTCCCAAACCAAGTCCATAAACTTGGGCTGGAACACCCCACAAAATGGACTTCCAGGATCACCACCTTGGccaattcttcctcttctgcCCTCCATTTCTTGCAGCCTTGGAGCTCTACTGTCGAAGCTACCTTCGGTTAATATCGCATCCTATAATTCTGGTGAAGCTCCTGACAGAGACATGCTTATGAACACCATGAGCAACAGTGGCAACAATTGTGCAGACCAGATGCTGAAGATTAGTGGTGGCATTACGAAAATAGAGTCATCCTGTCACTCGTATGCAGCTAATGAAGAAAAGCACAGTTCCATGAACCCTAATTTGGGTTTAGAAAATGAGGGTTAG